From Natrinema amylolyticum, the proteins below share one genomic window:
- a CDS encoding AIR carboxylase family protein, translating to MSDSVTDLIDRLHDEAEQDRPTEETPDVGIVMGSDSDLETMMTGGKRRGAYDAFVDELDFAEQTDYESAPPERFTFETYVTSAHRTPDLMTAYAETAEDRGLEVIIAGAGGKSADLPNMTASIAYPLPVIGVPVQEKSVDSVIGMPTGAPLVAVDAGKSFNAALSAAQILARQHEDVRDRLIAYHEALREGVGDVSRELHDGGTPAFGKRDR from the coding sequence ATGAGCGACAGCGTTACCGACCTGATCGACCGACTGCACGACGAAGCCGAGCAGGACCGGCCGACCGAGGAAACGCCGGACGTCGGGATCGTCATGGGAAGCGACTCCGACCTCGAGACGATGATGACCGGCGGGAAACGCCGCGGCGCGTACGACGCCTTCGTGGACGAGCTCGATTTCGCCGAACAGACCGATTACGAGAGCGCGCCCCCGGAGCGGTTCACGTTCGAGACGTACGTCACCTCGGCCCATCGGACACCGGACCTAATGACGGCGTACGCCGAGACCGCCGAGGATCGGGGCCTCGAGGTGATCATCGCCGGGGCCGGCGGGAAATCCGCGGACCTGCCGAACATGACCGCGTCGATCGCGTACCCGCTGCCGGTCATCGGCGTTCCGGTCCAGGAGAAGTCCGTCGACAGCGTCATCGGAATGCCGACCGGCGCGCCGCTGGTCGCGGTCGACGCGGGCAAGTCGTTTAACGCCGCGCTGTCGGCCGCCCAGATCCTCGCCCGTCAGCACGAGGACGTCCGCGATCGACTGATCGCCTATCACGAAGCCCTGCGCGAGGGCGTCGGGGACGTCTCTCGAGAACTCCACGACGGCGGGACGCCCGCGTTCGGGAAGCGGGACCGGTAA
- a CDS encoding NADH-quinone oxidoreductase subunit B has translation MSSEQPRQQIYDSTAPSTDTRDSRIGEGADDRFNSKLREAFGSTPFILTKFDKFMNWVRGNSMFMLQFGIACCSIEMMHTYAIKHDLDRFGAGVPRASPRQADVMIVPGTIVSKFGPRMKRVYDQMPEPKFVVGMGSCTISGGPFQEGYNVVKGAEEIIPIDIHVPGCPPRPEALVYGIAKLQERIRNGESTPVVVKPYELEEFGDLPQDELVQKLADDIDEEDLVMRYNWADSP, from the coding sequence ATGAGTAGCGAACAACCACGTCAGCAGATCTACGACAGCACCGCACCGTCGACCGACACCCGCGACTCGCGTATCGGTGAGGGTGCCGACGACCGCTTCAACTCCAAACTTCGCGAGGCCTTCGGCTCGACGCCGTTCATCCTCACGAAGTTCGACAAGTTCATGAACTGGGTTCGGGGCAACTCCATGTTCATGCTCCAGTTCGGGATCGCGTGTTGCAGCATCGAGATGATGCACACGTACGCGATCAAACACGATCTGGACCGCTTCGGAGCCGGGGTCCCGCGGGCCTCGCCCCGGCAGGCCGACGTGATGATCGTCCCCGGGACGATCGTCTCGAAGTTCGGTCCCCGCATGAAGCGGGTCTACGACCAGATGCCCGAGCCTAAATTCGTCGTCGGCATGGGCTCGTGTACGATCTCCGGCGGCCCCTTCCAGGAAGGGTACAACGTCGTCAAGGGAGCCGAGGAGATCATTCCTATCGACATCCACGTCCCCGGCTGCCCGCCGCGACCGGAAGCGCTGGTCTACGGCATCGCCAAACTCCAAGAGCGCATCCGCAACGGCGAGTCCACGCCCGTCGTGGTCAAACCGTACGAACTCGAGGAGTTCGGCGACCTGCCACAGGACGAACTCGTCCAGAAGCTCGCGGACGACATCGACGAGGAGGACCTCGTCATGCGCTATAACTGGGCTGATTCGCCATGA
- a CDS encoding NADH-quinone oxidoreductase subunit A gives MNDWIAIGALALVGVLIPFGMMAVSYLLRPTVPETSKRATYESGEIPTGGTRIRFNIQYYMVALLFVVFDIETVLLFPWAVAYQDALAADIPLVRALGPMLLFVAILLVGLAWAWRTGAVQWARTPRQLETDRQ, from the coding sequence ATGAATGATTGGATCGCCATCGGGGCGCTGGCGCTCGTCGGAGTACTGATACCGTTCGGGATGATGGCGGTATCGTATCTCCTGCGACCCACCGTGCCCGAAACGAGCAAACGCGCCACTTACGAGAGCGGCGAGATTCCGACCGGCGGAACGCGCATCCGATTTAATATCCAGTATTACATGGTTGCGCTGCTGTTCGTCGTCTTCGATATCGAGACCGTCCTCTTGTTCCCGTGGGCGGTCGCCTATCAGGATGCGCTCGCGGCGGATATTCCGCTCGTCCGCGCGCTCGGGCCGATGCTGTTGTTCGTCGCCATCCTGCTCGTCGGACTCGCGTGGGCGTGGCGTACGGGCGCAGTACAGTGGGCACGGACACCTCGCCAGCTGGAAACTGACAGACAATGA